In Streptomyces nojiriensis, one genomic interval encodes:
- a CDS encoding C40 family peptidase: MASHRRPKQPNRARVTVLTSVAAAAVALTAQSASAAPTKPSKDEVKSQVDALYEEAEQATEKFNGAKERQDKLEKEIGQLQDQVARGQGELNDLRSTLGSMASAQYRSGGIDPSLALLLSEDPDSYLDKASSLEHLSTKQVEGVQRIQDKQRTLAQQRQEAAGKLADLDATRKELGEKKKVSTEKLAAAQALLNTLTAQERAAIKDEDTRASRADNQRVDLGNVKASGRAGAALEAAKTKLGFTYQSGGTGPTVYDCSGLTQWAYKQAGVNISRVTFTQVNDGTRIGRSQLQPGDLVFFYDDLHHVGLYAGNNMTLHASNPRSGIKYESMDNMPFQFGVRVG, translated from the coding sequence GTGGCGTCCCACCGTCGACCCAAGCAGCCGAACCGCGCTCGTGTGACCGTGCTCACCTCGGTCGCGGCCGCAGCCGTCGCCCTCACCGCGCAGAGCGCCTCCGCCGCGCCGACGAAGCCGAGCAAGGACGAGGTCAAGAGCCAGGTCGACGCGCTCTACGAAGAGGCGGAGCAGGCCACCGAGAAGTTCAACGGGGCCAAGGAGCGCCAGGACAAGCTCGAGAAGGAGATAGGCCAGCTGCAGGACCAGGTCGCGCGCGGCCAGGGCGAACTCAACGACCTTCGCAGCACGCTCGGTTCGATGGCCAGCGCCCAGTACCGCAGCGGCGGCATCGACCCCTCCCTCGCGCTCCTCCTCTCCGAGGACCCCGACAGCTACCTCGACAAGGCTTCCTCCCTGGAGCACCTGAGCACCAAGCAGGTCGAGGGGGTCCAGCGGATCCAGGACAAGCAGCGCACCCTCGCGCAGCAGCGCCAGGAGGCCGCCGGCAAGCTCGCCGACCTCGACGCCACCCGCAAGGAGCTCGGCGAGAAGAAGAAGGTCTCCACCGAGAAGCTCGCCGCCGCCCAGGCCCTCCTCAACACCTTGACCGCGCAGGAGCGCGCGGCCATCAAGGACGAGGACACGCGCGCCAGCCGCGCCGACAACCAGCGCGTCGACCTCGGCAACGTCAAGGCCTCCGGCCGCGCCGGAGCCGCCCTCGAAGCCGCCAAGACGAAGCTGGGCTTCACCTACCAGTCCGGCGGCACCGGCCCCACGGTCTACGACTGCTCCGGGCTGACGCAGTGGGCCTACAAGCAGGCCGGCGTCAACATCAGCCGCGTCACCTTCACCCAGGTGAACGACGGCACCCGCATCGGCCGCAGCCAGCTCCAGCCCGGTGACCTGGTCTTCTTCTACGACGACCTGCACCACGTCGGCCTCTACGCCGGCAACAACATGACGCTGCACGCCTCGAACCCGCGCAGCGGCATCAAGTACGAGTCCATGGACAACATGCCGTTCCAGTTCGGCGTCCGCGTCGGCTGA
- a CDS encoding NYN domain-containing protein, with product MVEPASGAEPADAAGDAAEALDHPLPEGVRRRVVALVSDAFGALTVADLPAQLRQYARFTPTRRAKFAGNAMAAAVETDAVFRSRVAEKLREAQADLAAALEAGAPPAAADPLDVAAAAFVLRPAGWVKLVAAAGEEAQRADAERVGEETRRELERLREELAHARELQRAGGEQVRVELDAARKEAESLQRKLRSALSDVKRGDAALRKVNAEIDGIRGDAAARVAAAESETRRLKARLAEVEAALETSRRATREGRSIEDMRLRLLLDTVLDAAQGLRRELALPPVSTRPADTVDAVEPGRMTPKDIAARALSETDPALLDQLLALPQAHLVVDGYNVTKTGYPTMPLEKQRLRLLGGLSMLAAQTGAEMTCVFDGAELAAPVLLAPPRGVRVLFSKAGVTADELIRQLVRAEPPGRPVVVVSTDREVADGVAKAGARPVTSALLLKRLSRVS from the coding sequence ATTGTGGAGCCAGCAAGCGGCGCTGAGCCGGCCGATGCGGCCGGCGACGCCGCCGAGGCGCTCGACCACCCGCTGCCGGAAGGCGTGCGGCGCCGGGTCGTCGCGCTCGTCTCGGACGCCTTCGGCGCGCTGACGGTCGCGGACCTCCCGGCGCAGCTGCGCCAGTACGCCCGGTTCACCCCGACCCGGCGCGCCAAGTTCGCGGGAAATGCCATGGCCGCGGCGGTCGAGACCGACGCCGTGTTCCGGAGCAGGGTCGCCGAGAAGCTGCGTGAGGCGCAGGCCGACCTGGCCGCCGCGCTGGAGGCCGGCGCGCCCCCGGCCGCGGCGGATCCGCTGGACGTGGCGGCCGCCGCCTTCGTCCTGCGGCCGGCCGGCTGGGTCAAGCTGGTGGCCGCCGCGGGCGAGGAGGCGCAGCGCGCCGACGCCGAGCGGGTCGGCGAGGAGACCCGGCGCGAGCTGGAGCGGCTGCGCGAGGAGCTGGCCCACGCACGGGAGCTGCAGCGCGCGGGCGGGGAGCAGGTCCGGGTCGAACTGGACGCGGCCCGCAAGGAAGCGGAATCGCTTCAGCGCAAGCTGCGCAGCGCCCTCAGCGACGTCAAGCGGGGTGACGCTGCCCTGCGCAAGGTGAATGCGGAGATCGACGGGATCCGCGGCGACGCGGCCGCCAGGGTGGCCGCCGCCGAGAGTGAGACCCGGCGGCTCAAGGCCCGGCTCGCGGAGGTGGAGGCGGCGTTGGAGACCTCGCGCCGGGCCACCCGTGAGGGGCGCAGCATCGAGGACATGCGGCTGCGGCTGCTGCTGGACACCGTGCTGGACGCGGCCCAGGGGCTGCGCCGGGAGCTGGCGCTGCCGCCGGTGAGCACCCGCCCGGCCGACACGGTGGACGCGGTGGAGCCGGGCCGGATGACGCCGAAGGACATCGCGGCGCGGGCCCTCTCGGAGACCGATCCGGCGCTGCTGGACCAGTTGTTGGCGCTGCCTCAGGCCCATCTGGTGGTCGACGGCTACAACGTGACCAAGACGGGCTATCCGACGATGCCGCTGGAGAAGCAGCGGCTGCGGCTGCTGGGCGGGCTGTCGATGCTGGCCGCGCAGACGGGCGCGGAGATGACCTGTGTCTTCGACGGGGCGGAACTGGCGGCCCCGGTGCTGCTCGCGCCGCCGCGCGGGGTGCGGGTGCTGTTCTCCAAGGCCGGGGTGACGGCGGACGAGCTGATCCGCCAGTTGGTGCGTGCGGAGCCGCCCGGCCGGCCGGTGGTCGTGGTCTCCACGGACCGGGAGGTCGCCGACGGGGTGGCCAAGGCGGGTGCGCGGCCCGTGACGTCCGCTTTGCTGCTGAAGCGGCTTTCGCGCGTTTCGTAA
- a CDS encoding rhomboid family intramembrane serine protease, with protein sequence MLCHMIVRWRAVREAARGPVVAHALIAGCAVAFVLGPASGLNPAYGTGEELLSDGTAYFRRWGVVPDELFTGGPGAWLTPLTALFVHGSWLHLLGNMLFLYVFGAMAEERMGRPAFLVFYLCTGYLAMAAYAAANAGSPQTLVGASGAISAVLGAFLFLLPRARVTSLFPFLFFLPLRFPAWLVLLFWFALQWVAAQRAGSGPGVAYLAHLVGFSLGFLYAWARYRGTTRVRRPATATEGDSQP encoded by the coding sequence ATGCTCTGTCACATGATCGTAAGGTGGCGGGCCGTTCGCGAGGCCGCCCGGGGACCGGTGGTGGCCCATGCGCTGATCGCGGGCTGCGCCGTGGCGTTCGTACTCGGCCCGGCCTCGGGGCTCAACCCGGCCTACGGGACGGGGGAAGAGCTGCTGTCCGACGGGACGGCTTACTTCCGGCGCTGGGGGGTGGTCCCGGACGAGCTCTTCACGGGCGGCCCCGGCGCCTGGCTGACCCCGCTGACGGCGCTGTTCGTCCACGGCAGCTGGCTGCATCTGCTCGGAAACATGCTCTTTCTGTACGTTTTCGGCGCGATGGCGGAGGAACGGATGGGCCGCCCGGCGTTCCTCGTCTTCTACCTCTGTACGGGGTACCTGGCGATGGCGGCGTACGCGGCGGCCAACGCGGGCTCCCCGCAGACGCTGGTCGGGGCCTCCGGTGCCATCTCGGCCGTACTGGGCGCCTTCCTCTTCCTGCTCCCGCGGGCGAGGGTGACGAGCCTGTTCCCGTTCCTCTTCTTCCTGCCGCTGCGGTTCCCGGCGTGGCTGGTGCTGCTGTTCTGGTTCGCCCTCCAGTGGGTGGCGGCGCAGCGGGCCGGCAGCGGGCCTGGAGTCGCCTATCTGGCCCATCTGGTGGGCTTCTCGCTCGGCTTCCTCTACGCGTGGGCCCGCTATCGGGGTACGACTAGAGTGAGGCGACCAGCGACGGCCACCGAGGGAGACAGCCAGCCGTGA
- a CDS encoding Lrp/AsnC family transcriptional regulator: MITAIVLIKTSVDRIPEIAESIAALENVSEVYSVTGTYDLIALVRVARHENLADIIPGRISKIPGVEATDTHVAFRTYSQHDLEAAFAIGLDA, from the coding sequence GTGATCACCGCGATCGTGCTCATCAAGACCAGCGTGGACCGGATCCCCGAGATCGCCGAGTCCATCGCCGCCCTCGAGAACGTCAGCGAGGTCTACTCCGTCACGGGGACGTACGACCTGATCGCGCTGGTCCGCGTGGCCCGTCACGAGAACCTGGCGGACATCATCCCCGGCCGCATCAGCAAGATCCCGGGCGTCGAGGCGACGGACACCCACGTGGCCTTCCGCACGTACTCCCAGCACGACCTGGAAGCGGCGTTCGCGATCGGTCTCGACGCGTAA
- a CDS encoding aminotransferase class V-fold PLP-dependent enzyme has translation MSASLNAAVATATTVDPACAEPLAVLGRDVTVPLVTGGEVTYAALDYAASAPALQRVWDDVAAYAPYYGSVHRGAGYLSQLSTDLFEQSRVTVAEFLDCRPTDQVVFTRSTTDSLNLLAAVLPADCQVFVFETEHHASLLPWTNAQVTYLNAPRTPAEAVATLERALADRDPYGPALVCVTGASNVTGELWPVKELAAAAHAHGARIVLDAAQLAPHHPVSVQELDVDWVAFSGHKLYAPFGSGVLAGRADWLQQADPYLAGGGASRKVARREDGGVDVEWHTTAARHEAGSPNVIGVYSIASACKALTEAGFENLVAREQHLIEKVREGLAEVPAVRILSLFGDDAPRVGVISFVVDGWNSSHFAAALSAEYGIGVRDGLFCAHPLVRTLLGSEPQAQGECGAPEAAPGERSLNAIRVSFGAGTPDEHVERFVGAVKELVTSGAKWQYRTEEGRCVPAV, from the coding sequence ATGTCCGCATCCCTGAACGCCGCCGTCGCCACCGCCACCACCGTCGACCCCGCCTGTGCCGAGCCGCTCGCGGTCCTCGGCCGGGACGTCACCGTCCCGCTCGTCACCGGCGGCGAGGTCACCTACGCGGCCCTCGACTACGCGGCCAGCGCCCCCGCCCTGCAGCGCGTCTGGGACGACGTGGCCGCGTACGCCCCGTACTACGGCAGCGTGCACCGCGGCGCCGGATACCTCTCGCAGCTCTCCACCGACCTCTTCGAGCAGAGCCGGGTCACCGTCGCCGAGTTCCTCGACTGCCGCCCCACCGACCAGGTCGTCTTCACCCGGTCCACCACCGACTCGCTGAACCTGCTCGCCGCCGTACTCCCCGCCGACTGCCAGGTGTTCGTCTTCGAGACCGAGCACCACGCCTCGCTGCTGCCGTGGACGAACGCCCAGGTCACCTACCTCAACGCACCGCGCACCCCGGCCGAGGCCGTCGCCACCCTGGAGCGGGCCCTCGCCGACCGCGACCCGTACGGTCCGGCACTGGTCTGCGTCACCGGCGCCTCCAACGTCACCGGCGAGCTGTGGCCGGTCAAGGAACTCGCCGCCGCCGCGCACGCCCACGGCGCGCGCATCGTGCTGGACGCCGCCCAACTGGCCCCGCACCACCCCGTCTCCGTGCAGGAGCTCGACGTCGACTGGGTCGCCTTCTCCGGGCACAAGCTCTACGCGCCCTTCGGCTCGGGCGTGCTCGCCGGCCGCGCGGACTGGCTCCAGCAGGCCGACCCGTACCTCGCGGGCGGCGGCGCCTCCCGGAAGGTGGCCCGGCGCGAGGACGGCGGCGTCGACGTCGAGTGGCACACCACCGCGGCCCGCCACGAGGCCGGCTCCCCGAACGTCATCGGCGTCTACTCCATCGCCTCCGCCTGCAAGGCCCTGACCGAGGCCGGCTTCGAGAACCTCGTCGCCCGCGAGCAGCACCTCATCGAGAAGGTCCGGGAAGGCCTGGCGGAGGTCCCGGCGGTCCGGATCCTCTCCCTCTTCGGGGACGACGCCCCCCGGGTCGGCGTCATCTCCTTCGTGGTGGACGGCTGGAACAGCTCCCACTTCGCCGCCGCGCTGTCCGCCGAGTACGGGATCGGCGTACGCGACGGCCTGTTCTGCGCCCACCCGCTGGTCCGCACCCTGCTGGGCAGCGAGCCGCAGGCCCAGGGCGAATGCGGAGCCCCGGAGGCCGCCCCGGGCGAGCGCTCCCTCAACGCCATCCGCGTCAGCTTCGGCGCCGGGACCCCCGACGAGCACGTGGAGCGCTTCGTCGGCGCCGTGAAGGAACTGGTCACCTCCGGAGCCAAGTGGCAGTACCGCACGGAGGAAGGCCGCTGCGTCCCCGCCGTGTAG